The following is a genomic window from Longimicrobiaceae bacterium.
GTGGCGGTTCGGGCGAGGCCGGCGATCCGGTCGGCCAGGCGGTCGGCGCGGAGCGGGCTGTCGCCCACGCGGAGGGCTTCCTCGTGCGCGGCGGAGAGGCCGCGGGCAATCTCTTCGGGGATGGGCATGGCGGCTCCTGGCCGGGGTCCACCCGCAAGCTGCGCGTCCGGCGAGGCGGGCGCAACGGGTGCGTTGCCGCGCCGGACGCGCCCGTCAGGGAGCGGGCGGTCCGCCCGCCGGCCGCACGCGGGCCACGAAGTGCGCCACGTTCTCCGGGGTGATCATCCGCCCCACCAGCTGGAAGGGGACGCGGTCGCCGTGAACCAGCGCTAGGGTGGGGACGGTGCGGATCCGCCGCGCTTCCGCCTCGGCGCGCCCGCGCTCCTCGTCCCAGTCGAGCACCTCCAGCGGCAGCCCCAGCGAGCGGGCGGCCTCCTCCACCACGGGACCCTTCTCCCGGCAGACGCCGCACCATTCCGCGCGGAAGTACAGCAGCTTCATGAGCCTCCCTCGGTCGTTTCGGGGTCCGCCCCGGCGCACTCCACGCACCCCAGCGTCCGGCCGACGAACCCGGCGCGTCCCTCGGCGGTGACGACCCAGGGCCGCACCTGCCAGGGCGGGTCGTGCCGCACGTGCTGCGCGTGGCCGCATTCCAGCTCCGCCACCCAGTGTCCCTCGTCGTCGAGGTGGAAGCCGCGGATGCGCCGGGGGATGGCGGGAGGGCGGTGGCGAGGAATCGGGGCCTCCAGGGTGGGAAGGAAACGGAACGAGGAGCTTCGACCCGGAAAGCACTTCCGGGCATCGGGCAGCCGTACGCGCCGGGCGCGGGCGCAGCCGCCTGTCCGGGGCCGCGGCGCGAGGGGAACGGATGGCATGCGCACGGGTGTGCTTCTTGCCAGATGGAGCACCTTCCAAGAGTTTCCGCAGCTGCGGCTCCCTCCGGCGCGCCGCAGCCCATTCCGATCGCGCCGGGCCCGTCCGGCAGCGGTCGCCCGGTCGCACGAGAAGGCGCACACGATGATGCAGCGCACGATCCTGGTGGTGGACGACGAGCCGGAGATGCGGGACGTATGCCGCGCCGCGCTCACCCGCGAGGGCTTCGACGTCCTCGAGGCCGAGGACGGGGTGGAGGCGCTCGCGCTCCTCGAGCGCCGCGGCGGCGACGTGGACCTGGTGGTCTCGGACGCGGTGATGCCGCGGATGGGAGGTCGGGAGCTGATCTGGGAGATGTCGCGGCGGTTCCCGCGGATCCCGGTCCTGCTCGCCTCGGGGATCCTGGCCGACCCCGACGCCAGCTACGGGCTGGACGTCGCCCCCGCCGCCTTCGTCCCCAAGCCCTTCGACCCGGCCGAGCTGGTGCGGACGGTCCGGGAAGCGCTGCAGCCCACCCCCGAGCCGAGCGGGGGAACCGCCACGTAGCTCAGAGCAGGCCGTGCGCCTCCGCGAGCTCCCGTGCCACGGGGACGCGGATCAGCTCGGGCACGGCGTTGGGCACGGCGTTCAGCCGGGTGGAGAGCACGCATCGACCGTCCGTGTCGTACACCGTCACGTACAGCTCCGGAAGCGAGCCGCCCAGCCGGTCGTCCACGTCCAGGAACTGGTCCTCGGTGAACCGGAACGTCGCCTCGCCGTACATGTCGGTGACGTCGGTCCCCAGGTGGTCGTCGCGCG
Proteins encoded in this region:
- a CDS encoding thioredoxin family protein, with the protein product MKLLYFRAEWCGVCREKGPVVEEAARSLGLPLEVLDWDEERGRAEAEARRIRTVPTLALVHGDRVPFQLVGRMITPENVAHFVARVRPAGGPPAP
- a CDS encoding DUF3565 domain-containing protein, with amino-acid sequence MPSVPLAPRPRTGGCARARRVRLPDARKCFPGRSSSFRFLPTLEAPIPRHRPPAIPRRIRGFHLDDEGHWVAELECGHAQHVRHDPPWQVRPWVVTAEGRAGFVGRTLGCVECAGADPETTEGGS
- a CDS encoding response regulator — encoded protein: MMQRTILVVDDEPEMRDVCRAALTREGFDVLEAEDGVEALALLERRGGDVDLVVSDAVMPRMGGRELIWEMSRRFPRIPVLLASGILADPDASYGLDVAPAAFVPKPFDPAELVRTVREALQPTPEPSGGTAT